The following proteins are encoded in a genomic region of Mycolicibacterium rutilum:
- a CDS encoding acyl-CoA dehydrogenase family protein produces MAWDFSTEPEWQQKLDWVRQFCEDKVAPLDHVFPHAVRSPDPAVKSYVRELQQEVKDQGLWAIFLDKDLGGPGFGQLKLGLLNEIIGRYPGAPHMFGASAPDTGNMEMLAAYGTEEQKDRWLKPLLNQDMFSAYSMTEPQGGSDPNLFKTRAVRDGDEWVINGEKWFTSAGRVADILFVMCTNGMFVVPRKTPGVEIMPEPRNHNHIVYRDVRVPLDHLLGPEDGAKVLAQRRLGGGRIHHAMRTIAQCNLAFDMMCERALSRQSHGKVIAEHQMVQEKIAESYAMIRMLRLFVLETAWKIDNTSTQEARTEIAAVKFTMAKVLREVSFNALHILGSLGTTDLTPIQAMYAAAPTMGIADGVDEVHKATVARRVLRDYSPHEGDFPTEFLPYKREEARQKMQPVLDARPELAAAAEAYEKYLARRR; encoded by the coding sequence ATGGCTTGGGATTTCAGCACCGAACCGGAATGGCAGCAGAAACTCGACTGGGTCAGGCAGTTCTGCGAGGACAAGGTCGCCCCGCTCGACCACGTGTTCCCGCACGCGGTGCGTTCGCCGGATCCCGCCGTCAAGTCCTACGTGCGCGAACTTCAGCAGGAGGTCAAGGATCAGGGTCTGTGGGCGATCTTTCTCGACAAGGATCTCGGCGGTCCGGGCTTCGGGCAGCTCAAGCTCGGCCTGCTCAACGAGATCATCGGCCGCTATCCGGGCGCCCCGCACATGTTCGGGGCGTCGGCGCCCGACACCGGCAACATGGAGATGCTTGCGGCCTACGGTACCGAGGAGCAGAAGGATCGCTGGCTCAAGCCGCTGCTCAACCAGGACATGTTCTCGGCGTACTCGATGACCGAACCACAGGGCGGCTCCGATCCGAACCTGTTCAAGACCCGCGCCGTGCGCGACGGTGACGAGTGGGTGATCAACGGCGAGAAATGGTTCACCTCGGCAGGCCGCGTCGCCGACATCCTGTTCGTGATGTGCACCAACGGCATGTTCGTGGTGCCGCGCAAGACGCCGGGCGTGGAGATCATGCCCGAACCCCGCAACCACAACCACATCGTCTACCGCGACGTGCGGGTACCGCTCGACCATCTGCTGGGACCCGAGGACGGTGCAAAAGTGTTGGCGCAGAGGCGTCTTGGTGGCGGGCGGATCCACCACGCGATGCGCACCATCGCCCAGTGCAACCTCGCGTTCGACATGATGTGCGAGCGCGCGCTGAGCCGCCAGTCGCACGGCAAGGTCATCGCCGAACACCAGATGGTGCAGGAGAAGATCGCCGAGTCCTACGCGATGATCCGCATGCTGCGGCTGTTCGTGCTCGAGACCGCGTGGAAGATCGACAACACCTCGACCCAGGAGGCCCGCACCGAGATCGCCGCGGTGAAGTTCACGATGGCCAAGGTGCTGCGCGAGGTGTCGTTCAACGCGCTGCACATCCTCGGGTCGCTCGGCACCACCGACCTCACCCCGATCCAGGCGATGTACGCCGCAGCGCCGACGATGGGCATCGCCGACGGCGTCGACGAGGTGCACAAGGCCACCGTCGCGCGCCGCGTCCTGCGTGACTACAGCCCGCACGAGGGTGACTTCCCGACCGAGTTCCTGCCCTACAAACGTGAAGAGGCACGCCAGAAGATGCAGCCGGTGCTCGACGCGCGGCCCGAACTCGCGGCCGCCGCCGAGGCGTACGAGAAGTACCTGGCGCGTCGTCGTTAG
- a CDS encoding DUF7800 domain-containing protein — protein MPEVRVGPLLRHVGTTDATVWVETDKPCEVEVLGSRADTFEVEGHHFAIVCITDLDPDREHPYDVRLDGRTAWPPSDYEFPAPRIRLMPRDGSLRLLFGSCRASAPHRPPYTYQHWWHPKGQGIDVLRTYGQRMLRQPSAMWPDALLMMGDQLYADQVNDTIKDLVAEREVHANGPVEVLEDFEEYCIGYWDAWSDPVVRWMLSTLPTSMMFDDHEINDKWNTSQAWLEEKRKTDWYQTRIIGGLMAYWVYQHLGNMSPDELAKDETFQRVIETRNGLEPIRELAQMAEKDDGASYFSMCRDLGSTRLIVADARTGRQLRPGQRKIMTDEEWNWITAKVDGHYDHLLFASSLPMLLPYGMHHIEAWSEAVTDGAWGRRLCGVGEKVRITANLDHWACFQDSYRKFEDLVIDVATGRRGTAPQSMVAFGGDVHHCWVSEVSLPEDAPPATTKVWQVVCSGLRKEPSAVERVVLRLGHTRVAERFGKLLAKTVDVGAPRLRWRPVTMPHFRNQIGTLEIAGGEMGVRIEKVTGGWRKPHLTAVIEHKLL, from the coding sequence ATGCCCGAAGTTCGCGTGGGGCCCCTGCTTCGGCACGTCGGCACGACCGACGCGACCGTCTGGGTCGAGACCGACAAGCCCTGCGAGGTCGAGGTTCTCGGCAGCCGCGCCGACACCTTCGAGGTCGAGGGCCACCACTTCGCGATCGTCTGCATCACCGATTTGGACCCGGACCGCGAGCATCCCTACGACGTCCGGCTCGACGGCCGGACCGCGTGGCCGCCATCCGACTACGAATTCCCGGCTCCGCGGATCCGCTTGATGCCGCGCGACGGCTCGCTGCGACTGTTGTTCGGGTCGTGTCGCGCGTCGGCGCCGCACCGGCCGCCCTACACCTACCAGCACTGGTGGCACCCCAAGGGTCAAGGCATCGACGTTCTGCGCACCTACGGTCAGCGGATGCTGCGCCAGCCGTCGGCCATGTGGCCGGACGCGCTGTTGATGATGGGCGATCAGCTCTACGCCGACCAGGTCAACGACACGATCAAAGACCTCGTCGCCGAACGCGAAGTGCACGCGAACGGTCCCGTCGAGGTGCTCGAGGACTTCGAGGAGTACTGCATCGGCTACTGGGACGCCTGGAGCGACCCGGTGGTGCGGTGGATGCTCTCGACGCTGCCGACGTCGATGATGTTCGACGACCACGAGATCAACGACAAATGGAACACCTCGCAGGCGTGGCTCGAGGAGAAACGCAAGACCGACTGGTACCAGACCCGGATCATCGGCGGGTTGATGGCGTACTGGGTCTATCAGCACCTGGGCAACATGTCGCCGGACGAATTGGCCAAGGACGAGACGTTTCAGCGGGTCATCGAGACCAGGAATGGTTTGGAGCCGATTCGAGAACTCGCGCAGATGGCCGAAAAGGACGACGGCGCCTCATATTTCAGCATGTGCCGCGACTTGGGGTCCACCCGCCTGATCGTCGCCGACGCCCGTACCGGGCGACAGTTGCGGCCGGGACAGCGCAAGATCATGACCGACGAGGAATGGAACTGGATCACGGCCAAGGTCGACGGCCACTACGACCACCTGCTGTTCGCCAGTTCGCTGCCGATGCTGCTGCCCTACGGGATGCACCACATCGAGGCGTGGTCGGAGGCGGTCACCGACGGGGCCTGGGGCCGACGGTTGTGCGGGGTGGGCGAAAAGGTCCGTATCACCGCGAACCTCGACCACTGGGCGTGTTTTCAGGACAGCTACCGCAAGTTCGAGGACCTGGTGATCGATGTGGCCACCGGCCGCCGAGGCACCGCGCCGCAGTCGATGGTGGCGTTCGGCGGCGACGTGCACCACTGCTGGGTCTCGGAGGTGTCGCTACCCGAGGACGCCCCGCCCGCGACGACGAAAGTGTGGCAGGTGGTGTGCTCGGGGCTGCGCAAGGAGCCGTCGGCGGTGGAGCGAGTCGTGTTGCGGCTCGGCCATACTCGCGTTGCAGAGAGGTTCGGCAAACTGCTGGCCAAGACCGTCGACGTGGGTGCGCCCCGGCTGCGGTGGCGTCCGGTGACGATGCCGCACTTCCGCAACCAGATCGGCACGCTCGAGATCGCCGGCGGTGAGATGGGTGTGCGCATCGAGAAGGTCACCGGCGGCTGGCGCAAGCCGCATCTGACCGCGGTGATCGAGCACAAGCTCCTCTGA
- a CDS encoding SDR family NAD(P)-dependent oxidoreductase gives MTQLDGKVALVTGASAGLGAAVAQLFAERGAKVFGIARDAERMAEVFEQVPGGRFASVDVTSAAACRDAVAQCVAEFGRLDVLANVAGFHQMRHTTTMTDDEWDRDLAVNLNGPFYLCRAALPHLLESAGNIVNVASIAGVEGEVYSAGYCAAKHGLIGLTRALAVEYTKEKVRVNAICPGGMPTAQTTEFTAPDNADWDLIMRIASPRGFMDTVDVAKTIAFLASDDAAAIHGAVYRVDNGKGAG, from the coding sequence ATGACTCAACTCGACGGCAAGGTCGCATTGGTGACGGGCGCTTCGGCGGGGCTGGGCGCGGCGGTCGCGCAGCTGTTCGCCGAACGCGGCGCGAAGGTGTTCGGCATCGCCCGCGACGCCGAGCGAATGGCGGAGGTGTTCGAGCAGGTGCCCGGCGGGCGGTTCGCGTCGGTCGACGTGACGTCCGCGGCAGCGTGCCGCGACGCCGTCGCGCAGTGCGTCGCCGAGTTCGGCCGGCTCGACGTGCTGGCCAACGTCGCGGGTTTCCACCAGATGCGCCACACCACGACGATGACCGACGACGAGTGGGATCGCGACCTCGCGGTCAACCTCAACGGCCCGTTCTATCTCTGCCGCGCGGCGCTGCCACACCTGCTCGAGTCGGCAGGCAACATCGTCAACGTCGCGTCGATCGCGGGCGTGGAGGGCGAGGTCTACTCGGCCGGCTACTGCGCAGCCAAGCACGGCCTCATCGGCCTCACCCGCGCGCTGGCGGTCGAGTACACCAAGGAGAAGGTCCGGGTGAACGCGATCTGTCCCGGCGGCATGCCCACCGCGCAGACCACCGAGTTCACCGCGCCCGACAACGCCGACTGGGACCTCATCATGCGCATCGCCTCGCCGCGCGGGTTCATGGACACCGTCGACGTGGCCAAGACAATCGCGTTCCTCGCCAGCGACGACGCCGCCGCGATCCACGGCGCCGTGTACCGCGTGGACAACGGAAAAGGCGCGGGCTGA
- a CDS encoding dipeptide ABC transporter ATP-binding protein — MTDPVLSVRDLRVGIGRREIVHGVSFDVHRGQTLGIVGESGSGKSMTVLAATGLLDAPGATVAGTSTLTTESGSVQLVGASNRRLRSVHGGQIGFVFQDPGTSLNPLLTLERQITESLEAHRKMGRQQARGRALELLTAVGLPDPETKLGAYPHQLSGGQKQRVMIAIAMACDPALLIADEPTTALDVTTQAQIIELVAQLQRDFGTAVVWISHDLGVIGQVADDVTVLRSGEAVEQASVSDVFDHPGHDYTRELLAARPLIGRDGPPAAPDASVLLDVAGLDVRFEISTPVGKSSVHAVKDLSFQIRRGTTLGLVGESGSGKSTVAAALTGLVQPDAGTATLDDVDVFGVRGSAQKAMRRRIGLVFQDPFSSVNPRARVAATISEPLIVHGLAKGRHARAQRVAELLDLVGLPSEYASRFPHELSGGERQRVSIARALAGEPDLLILDEATAALDVSVQARVLELLAKLQRELGLTYLFIAHDLAIVQQVSHDVLVMRDGAAVEYRPAAELFASPHDEYTRALLAAVPPERPRAVAPGAPK, encoded by the coding sequence GTGACCGACCCGGTGTTGAGCGTGCGCGACCTGAGGGTCGGCATCGGCAGGCGCGAGATCGTGCACGGCGTGTCGTTCGACGTGCACCGCGGGCAGACGCTCGGCATCGTCGGTGAGTCCGGGTCGGGCAAGTCGATGACCGTGCTGGCTGCGACCGGACTGCTCGATGCGCCCGGTGCGACGGTCGCCGGAACCAGCACGCTGACAACGGAATCGGGGTCGGTGCAGTTGGTCGGTGCGTCGAACCGCCGACTGCGCAGCGTGCACGGCGGTCAGATCGGTTTCGTGTTCCAGGATCCGGGCACATCGCTGAACCCGCTGTTGACGCTGGAGCGCCAGATCACCGAATCGCTGGAGGCGCATCGCAAGATGGGTCGGCAGCAGGCGCGGGGGCGTGCGCTCGAGTTGCTCACCGCCGTCGGCCTGCCCGATCCGGAGACCAAGCTCGGGGCCTACCCGCATCAGTTGTCGGGCGGGCAGAAGCAGCGGGTGATGATCGCGATCGCGATGGCGTGCGACCCGGCGCTGCTGATCGCCGACGAACCGACCACCGCGCTGGACGTCACGACCCAGGCGCAGATCATCGAGCTGGTGGCCCAGTTGCAGCGCGACTTCGGCACCGCGGTGGTGTGGATCAGCCACGACCTCGGGGTGATCGGTCAGGTGGCCGACGACGTGACGGTGTTGCGCAGCGGTGAGGCGGTCGAACAAGCCTCGGTCAGCGACGTTTTCGACCACCCCGGCCACGACTACACGCGCGAGTTGCTCGCCGCGCGCCCGCTGATCGGCCGCGACGGCCCCCCGGCGGCGCCCGACGCCTCGGTCCTGCTCGACGTCGCGGGTCTCGACGTGCGCTTCGAGATCAGCACACCGGTCGGCAAGTCGAGCGTGCATGCGGTCAAGGACCTGTCGTTTCAGATCCGGCGCGGCACGACGCTGGGGCTCGTCGGCGAATCAGGCTCGGGCAAGTCGACGGTCGCGGCCGCGCTGACCGGCCTGGTGCAGCCGGACGCGGGCACCGCGACCCTCGACGACGTCGACGTGTTCGGGGTGCGCGGGTCGGCGCAGAAGGCGATGCGACGGCGGATCGGCCTGGTGTTCCAGGACCCGTTCTCGTCGGTCAATCCGCGCGCCCGCGTCGCCGCGACGATCAGCGAGCCGCTGATCGTGCACGGGCTGGCCAAGGGCAGGCACGCCCGCGCGCAGCGGGTCGCCGAACTGCTCGACCTCGTCGGGCTGCCGTCGGAGTACGCGTCGCGGTTCCCGCACGAGCTGTCCGGAGGTGAACGCCAGCGGGTGAGCATCGCGCGGGCGCTCGCCGGTGAACCCGATCTGTTGATCCTCGACGAAGCGACTGCGGCGCTGGATGTTTCGGTTCAGGCGCGCGTGCTGGAGTTGCTGGCGAAGCTGCAGCGGGAACTGGGACTGACGTACCTGTTCATCGCGCACGACCTGGCGATCGTGCAGCAGGTCAGCCACGACGTGCTGGTGATGCGCGACGGGGCGGCGGTCGAGTACCGGCCCGCCGCGGAGCTGTTCGCGTCGCCGCACGACGAGTACACCCGGGCGCTGCTGGCCGCTGTCCCGCCGGAACGCCCGCGGGCCGTCGCGCCCGGGGCGCCGAAATAG
- a CDS encoding glycosyltransferase, with protein sequence MSSIVITSVPAQGHIAPLLTVAENFVARGDDVRFLTGAAFADRVAATGAEFIALPAEAEFDERPLCDQFPERAKLKGTRAVAFDVEHVFARPAKAQYQALASVLAARPADVVLSEPTFLGAAFLLGRVRAERPPVVMCCVIPLCIESRDVAPFGMGLAPARFGNRARNAALLAMHRRILRGAYATIDAFHRDVHGTAMPGTFMNWGRRAEALVQFTVPAFEYPVSDAPPNRCFAGPLSATGSSAPLPPWWPDLDGDRPVVHVTQGTVANIDYDQAIAPTLSALADDDVLVVVSTGGRPVDTLPPLPDNARAAEYLPYDELLPRTAVFVTNGGYGGVQYALRHGVPIVATGGKEDKPEVGARVQWSGVGRRLRAEHPSPRALRREILRVLNDPRYRNASERIAADMAASPGFDGLAEIVDGLVGTSSSGGTR encoded by the coding sequence ATGTCATCGATCGTCATCACCAGCGTGCCGGCGCAGGGGCACATCGCACCGCTACTGACCGTCGCCGAGAACTTCGTCGCCCGCGGTGACGACGTCCGGTTCCTCACCGGCGCGGCGTTCGCGGACAGGGTCGCCGCCACCGGTGCCGAGTTCATCGCGCTGCCCGCGGAAGCCGAGTTCGACGAGCGGCCCCTGTGTGACCAGTTCCCCGAACGCGCGAAACTCAAGGGCACCCGAGCGGTCGCCTTCGACGTCGAGCACGTCTTTGCCCGGCCCGCCAAGGCGCAGTACCAGGCGCTGGCCTCGGTACTTGCCGCCCGGCCCGCCGACGTGGTGCTCTCCGAGCCCACCTTCCTCGGCGCGGCGTTCCTGCTCGGACGTGTCCGCGCGGAACGCCCTCCCGTCGTCATGTGCTGCGTCATTCCGCTGTGCATCGAGAGCCGCGACGTCGCGCCGTTCGGGATGGGATTAGCGCCTGCGCGCTTCGGAAACCGTGCCCGCAACGCGGCGCTACTGGCGATGCACCGCCGCATTCTGCGCGGCGCCTACGCCACCATCGACGCGTTCCACCGCGACGTGCACGGCACGGCGATGCCGGGAACCTTCATGAACTGGGGTCGGCGCGCCGAGGCGCTGGTGCAGTTCACGGTGCCCGCGTTCGAGTACCCGGTGTCCGACGCCCCGCCGAATCGCTGTTTCGCGGGTCCGCTGTCGGCGACCGGATCGTCGGCACCGCTGCCGCCGTGGTGGCCTGATCTGGACGGCGACCGGCCCGTCGTGCACGTCACGCAGGGCACCGTCGCCAACATCGACTACGACCAGGCGATCGCGCCGACGCTAAGCGCGCTCGCCGACGACGACGTGCTGGTCGTGGTGTCGACGGGCGGCAGACCCGTGGACACGCTGCCGCCGCTGCCGGACAACGCCCGCGCGGCGGAGTATCTGCCGTACGACGAATTGCTGCCGCGCACCGCGGTTTTCGTGACCAATGGCGGCTACGGCGGCGTGCAGTATGCACTGCGTCACGGGGTGCCGATCGTCGCCACCGGCGGCAAGGAGGACAAGCCCGAGGTCGGCGCGCGCGTGCAGTGGTCCGGTGTCGGGCGACGCCTTCGCGCCGAACACCCGTCGCCGCGCGCGCTGCGCCGCGAGATCCTGCGCGTGCTCAACGACCCGCGTTACCGGAACGCCAGCGAGCGCATCGCGGCGGACATGGCGGCCTCGCCGGGCTTCGACGGGCTGGCCGAAATCGTCGACGGTCTGGTGGGCACGTCGAGCTCCGGCGGCACGCGCTGA
- a CDS encoding TetR family transcriptional regulator, whose protein sequence is MTIDDMAPPGVRYGELVFITVSPKSMPGRRTYRSELRRRQAEQTRSRVVAAAAELFAAEGYARTTLAKIASQAGVSAETVQLHGPKAKLLIAAIEYAAVGVVGEENLLNLQAGRDLVAVADVDAAVDAMVALQDDVNHRTADLAQALHGGAAADPELQRYRAEVIAGVNSQIHRVLEIFEGRGWLRDDVAFDELVETTAVICSVDTYIRMNRHDGWTRTACRAWCRRMLLETVFRVA, encoded by the coding sequence ATGACGATCGATGACATGGCGCCCCCCGGCGTTCGCTATGGTGAGCTAGTATTCATTACTGTGTCACCCAAGTCAATGCCCGGGCGTCGCACTTACCGCTCGGAACTGCGCCGGCGGCAGGCCGAGCAGACGCGGTCCCGCGTCGTGGCGGCGGCCGCCGAGCTGTTCGCCGCCGAGGGTTACGCCCGCACGACCCTGGCCAAGATCGCGTCACAGGCCGGAGTCTCCGCCGAGACCGTCCAGTTGCACGGACCGAAGGCGAAGCTTCTCATCGCGGCGATCGAGTACGCGGCGGTCGGCGTGGTGGGCGAAGAGAACCTGCTGAACCTCCAGGCGGGACGCGACCTGGTGGCCGTCGCCGACGTCGACGCAGCGGTCGATGCGATGGTGGCGCTGCAGGACGACGTGAACCATCGCACCGCCGACCTGGCGCAGGCGCTGCACGGCGGCGCCGCGGCTGACCCCGAACTGCAGCGGTATCGCGCCGAGGTGATCGCCGGCGTCAACAGCCAAATCCATAGAGTCCTCGAGATTTTCGAGGGTCGCGGCTGGCTGCGCGACGACGTCGCGTTCGACGAACTCGTGGAGACGACGGCAGTGATCTGCAGCGTCGACACCTACATCCGCATGAACCGTCACGACGGCTGGACGCGCACCGCCTGCCGGGCGTGGTGCCGCCGAATGCTGCTGGAGACCGTCTTTCGCGTCGCCTAG
- a CDS encoding ABC transporter permease: MSRWVSHPVVRFVARRLAYSAVVLLGVLIVSFALVHLVPGDPVRIALGTRYTPQAYEALRTASGLDQPIVGQFFSYIGSALRGDLGVSFRNGDPVTQILLDRLPATVSLAAVGIVIALLIAIPAGIWSALREGKVSDAIVRVGSQFGVSIPDFWMGILLIALFASTLHWLPTSGYRPLLTDPGGWLRHLILPALTVGLVAGAIMTRYVRSAVLEVAAMGYVRTARSKGLAPQVVTLRHTVRNALIPILTITGIQLATIMSGVIVVEVVFAWPGLGRLVYNAVAARDYPVIQGTILLIAALFLLINLIVDVLYAVVDPRIRLS, encoded by the coding sequence ATGAGCCGGTGGGTGAGCCATCCCGTCGTGCGCTTCGTCGCGCGGCGGTTGGCGTATTCGGCGGTGGTGTTGCTCGGGGTGCTGATTGTCAGCTTCGCGTTGGTGCACCTGGTCCCCGGCGACCCGGTGCGGATCGCGCTCGGCACCCGCTACACCCCGCAGGCCTACGAGGCGCTGCGCACGGCGAGCGGCCTCGACCAACCGATTGTGGGGCAGTTCTTCTCCTACATCGGCTCCGCGCTGCGGGGTGACCTCGGCGTCAGCTTCCGCAACGGCGACCCGGTGACGCAGATTCTGCTCGACCGGCTGCCCGCGACGGTGTCGCTGGCCGCGGTGGGCATCGTGATCGCGTTGCTGATCGCGATTCCGGCCGGCATCTGGTCGGCGCTGCGCGAAGGCAAGGTGAGCGACGCGATCGTGCGGGTCGGCAGCCAGTTCGGGGTGTCCATCCCGGACTTCTGGATGGGCATCCTGCTGATCGCGCTGTTCGCCTCGACGCTGCATTGGCTGCCGACGTCGGGATACCGCCCGCTGCTGACGGATCCGGGTGGGTGGCTGCGCCATCTGATCCTGCCCGCGCTGACGGTCGGTCTGGTCGCCGGCGCCATCATGACGCGCTACGTGCGCTCGGCGGTGCTCGAGGTCGCCGCGATGGGATATGTGCGCACGGCCCGATCCAAAGGCCTTGCCCCGCAGGTGGTCACGCTGCGCCACACTGTGCGTAACGCGTTGATCCCGATCCTGACGATCACCGGTATCCAACTGGCGACGATCATGTCGGGCGTCATCGTCGTCGAGGTGGTGTTCGCGTGGCCCGGTCTGGGCCGACTGGTCTACAACGCGGTCGCCGCGCGCGACTACCCCGTCATCCAGGGCACCATCCTGCTGATCGCGGCGCTGTTTCTGTTGATCAACCTGATCGTGGACGTGCTCTACGCGGTCGTCGACCCGAGGATCCGGCTGTCATGA
- a CDS encoding ABC transporter permease, giving the protein MTAPTRTSSWRLLMANPVTVVSVALLVVIAFVAVTANWIAPYGINDVDVPNALRPPSGAHWFGTDELGRDVFSRVLVATQASMRVAVISVAFAVVVGVTVGVVSGYRGGWLDTVFMRVVDVMFAFPVLLLALAVVAILGPGVTTTILAIGIVYTPIFARVARASTMSVRVEPFVSVSRSMGTGHLYILGRHIVPNIAGPLVVQTSLSLAFAILSEAALSFLGLGIQPPQPSLGRMIFDSQGFVTLAWWMAVFPGAAIFVAVLAFNLLGDGLRDVLDPKQRTMIEARRAK; this is encoded by the coding sequence ATGACCGCACCGACCAGGACGTCGTCGTGGCGGCTGCTGATGGCCAACCCGGTCACGGTGGTCAGCGTCGCGCTGCTGGTGGTGATCGCGTTCGTCGCGGTCACCGCCAATTGGATTGCGCCGTACGGCATCAACGACGTCGACGTGCCGAATGCGCTGCGGCCCCCCAGCGGGGCGCACTGGTTCGGCACCGACGAACTGGGCCGCGACGTGTTTTCCCGTGTGTTGGTCGCCACGCAGGCCTCGATGCGGGTCGCGGTGATCAGCGTGGCGTTCGCGGTGGTGGTCGGGGTGACGGTCGGCGTCGTCTCCGGCTACCGGGGCGGCTGGCTGGACACGGTGTTCATGCGGGTGGTCGACGTGATGTTCGCGTTCCCGGTACTGCTGCTGGCGCTGGCGGTGGTGGCGATCCTGGGACCGGGTGTGACGACGACGATCCTGGCGATCGGCATCGTCTACACGCCGATCTTCGCGCGGGTGGCGCGGGCCAGCACGATGAGCGTGCGGGTCGAACCGTTCGTGTCGGTGTCGCGCAGCATGGGCACCGGCCACCTGTACATCCTCGGGCGCCACATCGTCCCGAACATCGCGGGGCCGCTGGTGGTGCAGACGTCGCTGTCGTTGGCGTTCGCGATCCTGTCCGAGGCAGCGTTGTCGTTCCTGGGCTTGGGGATTCAACCGCCGCAGCCGTCGCTGGGTCGGATGATCTTCGACTCGCAGGGTTTCGTGACGCTGGCGTGGTGGATGGCGGTGTTCCCCGGCGCGGCGATCTTCGTCGCGGTGCTGGCGTTCAACCTGCTCGGCGACGGGTTGCGGGACGTGTTGGATCCGAAGCAGCGCACGATGATCGAGGCCCGGAGGGCGAAGTGA
- a CDS encoding nuclear transport factor 2 family protein, whose translation MIYGWLVRKGTQIGWQRLSEHRIDDLPLAGDVRFVFLGDHALAADLRGADALRGWLRDLFTRFPRLRFEPEATVVEGGPWSMRIATRYVAVQDGQPVYRGCTFQRVVWGKLAEERILPDTQMIAAALS comes from the coding sequence ATGATCTACGGATGGCTGGTTCGTAAAGGGACACAAATCGGGTGGCAGCGATTGTCGGAGCACCGCATCGACGACCTGCCCTTGGCCGGCGACGTCCGCTTCGTCTTTCTCGGTGACCACGCGTTGGCGGCCGACTTGCGCGGCGCCGACGCGCTGCGCGGGTGGCTGCGCGATCTGTTCACCCGGTTTCCCCGGCTGCGTTTCGAGCCGGAGGCGACGGTCGTCGAGGGCGGCCCGTGGTCGATGCGGATCGCGACCCGCTACGTCGCTGTGCAGGACGGTCAGCCGGTGTACCGCGGTTGCACTTTCCAGCGTGTCGTCTGGGGCAAGCTCGCCGAGGAGCGAATCCTGCCCGATACCCAGATGATCGCGGCGGCTCTGTCCTAA